The Candidatus Bathyarchaeia archaeon genomic sequence ATATATGAAAGGCAAATCTATGTCGGTGGTCAGGAGGTTGGAGAGCTCTATCTTGGCCTTCTCGGCTGCCTCCTTCAGCCTCATCATGGCCATTCGATCATCCCTTAAGTCTATGCCCGTTTTGCGCTTGAAGTCGTCGAGCAGGAGCTCTACTATTGCGTTATCAATATCCGCGCCCCCGGTTTGGGTATCGCCGCTCGTGGCTAGGACTTGGAAGACGCCTCCGCCGAATTCCATGATCGTCGTATCATTCGTCCCGCCACCGAAGCTGAAGACCATGATCTTCAGCTCCTTATCCATCTTATCGAGGCCATACGCAAGGGCCGCTGCCGTCGGCTCGTTTATTATCCTTACAACCTCTAGGCCTGCGATCTCCCCCGCATCCTTCGTGGCCTGCCTCTGGTTGTCGTTGAAATGCGCCGGCACTGTTATGACTGCCTTTTTTATGGGCGTCCCGAGATAGGCCTCGGCATCCCTCTTTATCTTCTGAAGTATGAACGCTGATATCTGTTGAGGGGTATATTCCTTTCCATAGATCCTGACCTTGTAGTCGGTGCCCATCTTCCTCTTGATCTCGAAGATCGTACCCTCGGGATTGGTGATCGCCTGCCTCTTCGCCGGCTCTCCAACCAGTAGCTGACCATCCTTCGTGAAGGCCACGACTGAGGGGAACATCTTCCCCGCGATAGTCGGCCCCTCCGCACTGGGTATGACAACTGGCCTGCCCGCCTCTATGACCGCGGCGGCTGAGTTCGTGGTCCCCAAATCTATCCCGAGTATCTTCTCCTTCTTCTCCATATCAATCGCCCCCGCGCCTGACCGATACCTCAACTAGGCTTGGCCTTATGACCTTCCCGTTCAAAATATATCCCCTCCTGAGCTCCCTTACAACAGTATTCTCCGGATAATCCGAGGTTTCGCATTTGGAAACCGCCTCGTGGAGGGATGGGTCGAAGGGCTTGCCCAAGGCATCGATCTCGGAGAGCCCTTCGGACCCCATTACCTCCCTTAGATTCCTTAATACCATCTCCAACCCCTCCACCAGCGATTTGTTGCAACAATCCCTCCTCCCGGCATCCAAGGCCCTTTCTAAATCATCGAGGATTGGGACAAGCCTCACGATCAACTCCTCCTTCCCCCTCTTCATGAGCCCGGCCCTTTCCTTCTCCATCCTCTTTATGTAATTCTCAAATTCCGCTTGGAGGTATTTCATGTGGTTTAGGTATTCCTCGGCCCTTGCCCTTTCCCTCTCGAGCCCTTCCTCTAGGGCCCTAACCTCATCCTTGGGCCCCTCCCCTGCGCTTTCCGATGCGCCCATTCCCATTTCCACCCCCCGAAATGGGCCTTGGGCTTGCGGCTTTATTGAGAAAGGCTTCCCTATTCGGCTTAGAGAACGGGAAAGGGATTTCCCTATAAATCTTTTGCGCGGGTTGAGGTCTATTATTGGGCTAATGCCCGGCCTTGATTCCATAATCCTTCCGAGAACCCCCTATTTAATGGCTCCCGATTAGCCGATCTCGCTGCGAGGAGACGCATTAACCATGAGCCAGACCATCCAATCCCGTCTTTAATTCCGAGCATGTTTTAAGGATGCCAAGGGAATTTTTCAAATACCTAAGCCGTTGGCTGGTTTTTAGATCAGACCTCCATGGAGGGAATGGGGATGGGAGAATTAACTGTGAATCAAGCTCAAAAAATTGTCGACGAATGGGTGGCCCAATTCGAGGAGGGATACTGGCCCCCATTATCTATGTTAGCAGCCTTAGTGGAAGAGGTGGGGGAGCTGGCTAGGGAGATAAATGCCAGAGAAAGGATAAAGAGGAAGAAGGACACGGAGCCGGAGGTGGACATCGGCTTGGAGATGGCGGACGTCCTATTCAGCTTGATTTGTCTCGCAAACCATTATGGTGTGGACTTGGAGGATAAATTCAAGGAGGTCATGGAAAAATATTCTGAACGAGATATGGGCAGATGGACAAAAAGGCGATAATCCTAACGCCTCTTTCCCTCGCAATAATGGCTAGGAAATCCTCGCCCACGCTTGTTATAATGGAACGTTGGAGATTTCAGCCCAAGGGTTTAAATAATCCGTGCGCCAACGAGGAGCAGAGAAAATAATCGCTTACAATCGCGTAGCTGATGTCCGAATGAGGCTATGGTCGATTCATCCTAAATACCTAGACGCTAAGGGCTTAGTTTCCCTTTGGAGGGAGGGCCTTCTAGCAAAAAAGATTTTGGAGGGTCGAGTAAGGGGGTATGCAAACCACCCCCAACTTATAAGGTTTAGGATGTACGAAAAGCCCATCATTTTGATTAATGCATACTTATATCAAGTATTTCTTGAAGCGAAAAGGAGAAAATATAAATTCAATCCATGCAAAATAGAGCCTATAAAATTAACAAAAGGAATAACGGTGACCAGAGGACAGCTGGGACTTGAGCTCTCCCACCTGCTTAAAAAGCTTGAGAAAAGGGATAAGAAAAAGTTTGAGGAATTGAAAAATTTAACAATCTGCGACATAGAGCCAAACCCGATTTTCAAAGTTATAGATGGTGGAATAGAGGCATGGGAGAGGTCAAGGAAAGTTTCATAATTAAACAGGAAGAGCGCGGATCCTTCATGGACACCTTCCTCCAGACGAAGTTCGATTGATGTAGGGGATTCCATTTCATAATCTTAATAGATAACACAATCAACGCAAGAAAATGATCTTTTTTCTAGTAAAAATAAGATACTGATAGAGAAATGACTCGAAACAGGGAGGGGAATTCATGAATGATCCACGCTTCAAAACCTCATGAGAAATCATCCTCCAAGGACAAATCCTCCATGGTTTAAGTAAATTTGGTGGGCCGGGCCGGACTTGAACCGGCGACCTTGCATTGCCGCAGGGGCAATTCTGCGTCTCCCAGGCTTAGCCAGTCAGGCAGATATCCTAACCAAGCTAGACGACCGGCCCCGGATAGATCCCGACCGCGAAAGATCTGGAGCGGGTTCCGCGGACATCCCTTAAATCAGCCTCTCCTTGGTAACCTTCTTGTTCTGCCAAGAATATCGCCTAATCTTTGAGGAGGCCCCGTAGCCGCATGCTGCGCAGCGCTTCTTCCTCACATGATAGGCATGCCTGCCACATCGCCTACAGACTATGTGCGTCTTCAGCCTTCCCCTCTTCCCGAACGAAGGCGTCCCCTTCAACCCTCATGCCTCACTGCCTCTTTGGAGGCGGGCTGACCAAGACCACGTTGTCACCCCTGACAACCACCATCCCTATCTTTCGGGCCTCCGAGGGGGCGGTTATATCCTCAGCGTCCTCGAGGACCAAGTTCATATGTTGATCGAAGCTGTAGAGCTTCCCCCGTACGGTTCTCCCCCCTTTGAGCTCGACGAGCACCACTTTTCCAAGGCTCTCTTCGAATATCCTATTCGCTATCTCGGACAACCCTCAACCTCCGCGATCGGCGCAACCTTAGAATTTGACGCGTTGTTTTTAAAGCTTGCCGCCCAGTGAGGGAACGATGAGCCAGAGGAAGGCGCTTAGGGCGAGGCTAGCCAAGGATCTATTGCAGGAAGTTTCCTCACTATATGGATTGCCGCCCAATTATTTCGGCAAGCCCTCAGTAGAGGCGGTGGAGATCGGGGGGCGCCAAGTCCTCCTCTTGGATGGGGAGCCGGCACTCGTGAAGGTCGGGAATTCCTATTACCCCATCCTGAGCTTCGAGCCATTGGCGAGCCGCCTCCCAAGGGTGATCGTCGATATGGGTGCTGTGCCGCATATTTGCAATGGAGCTCACGTCATGGTCCCCGGCATAAGGGGGATTGAGGGGGATTTCGGGGAGGGCGCGCCTGTGGCGATTATCGACGAGAAGCATGGAAAGAGACTGGCCGTG encodes the following:
- a CDS encoding nucleotide exchange factor GrpE — translated: MGASESAGEGPKDEVRALEEGLERERARAEEYLNHMKYLQAEFENYIKRMEKERAGLMKRGKEELIVRLVPILDDLERALDAGRRDCCNKSLVEGLEMVLRNLREVMGSEGLSEIDALGKPFDPSLHEAVSKCETSDYPENTVVRELRRGYILNGKVIRPSLVEVSVRRGGD
- a CDS encoding nucleotide pyrophosphohydrolase, producing the protein MGELTVNQAQKIVDEWVAQFEEGYWPPLSMLAALVEEVGELAREINARERIKRKKDTEPEVDIGLEMADVLFSLICLANHYGVDLEDKFKEVMEKYSERDMGRWTKRR
- a CDS encoding pyrimidine dimer DNA glycosylase/endonuclease V; protein product: MRLWSIHPKYLDAKGLVSLWREGLLAKKILEGRVRGYANHPQLIRFRMYEKPIILINAYLYQVFLEAKRRKYKFNPCKIEPIKLTKGITVTRGQLGLELSHLLKKLEKRDKKKFEELKNLTICDIEPNPIFKVIDGGIEAWERSRKVS
- a CDS encoding 50S ribosomal protein L37e; this translates as MKGTPSFGKRGRLKTHIVCRRCGRHAYHVRKKRCAACGYGASSKIRRYSWQNKKVTKERLI
- a CDS encoding LSm family protein, whose product is MSEIANRIFEESLGKVVLVELKGGRTVRGKLYSFDQHMNLVLEDAEDITAPSEARKIGMVVVRGDNVVLVSPPPKRQ
- a CDS encoding PUA domain-containing protein produces the protein MSQRKALRARLAKDLLQEVSSLYGLPPNYFGKPSVEAVEIGGRQVLLLDGEPALVKVGNSYYPILSFEPLASRLPRVIVDMGAVPHICNGAHVMVPGIRGIEGDFGEGAPVAIIDEKHGKRLAVGRALMDSSSIPRAEKGRAIENVHYVGDRIWRTLMAGKGSRS